One window of Mesorhizobium loti R88b genomic DNA carries:
- a CDS encoding transglutaminase family protein: MRLKITHRTEYRYDAPVQYLLQRLRLLPVSGSTQTVLSWALTIEGAREEVRFVDHFGNDTRLLSVEGERDFITVEAAGEVVTRDTAGVSGPHQGFTPLWLYSHETPLTAIGDGIRELAASIGKGTDIERLHRLMAVIGERVIYTPGTTNAATPAEQALALKTGVCQDHTHIFAAAARAMGFPARYVSGYLMLDATVEQAASHAWAEAHVVGLGWVAFDAANGISPDERYVKVATGRDYRDATPVSGIRLGQAEEQLAVTVTVEQ; the protein is encoded by the coding sequence ATGCGGCTCAAGATCACCCACCGGACCGAATACCGCTACGATGCGCCGGTGCAATATCTGCTGCAGCGGCTGCGGCTGCTTCCGGTCAGTGGATCGACGCAGACCGTCCTGTCCTGGGCGCTGACGATCGAAGGTGCACGCGAAGAGGTTCGCTTTGTCGACCATTTCGGCAACGACACAAGGCTGTTGAGTGTCGAAGGCGAACGCGATTTCATCACCGTGGAGGCGGCCGGCGAGGTGGTGACACGCGACACCGCGGGCGTTTCCGGTCCGCATCAAGGCTTCACGCCGCTCTGGCTCTACAGCCATGAAACGCCATTGACCGCGATCGGCGATGGGATTCGCGAACTCGCCGCATCGATCGGCAAGGGAACCGATATTGAACGGCTTCACCGGCTGATGGCTGTCATCGGCGAGCGTGTGATTTACACGCCCGGTACCACCAATGCGGCGACGCCGGCCGAGCAGGCCTTGGCGCTCAAGACCGGTGTCTGCCAGGACCACACCCATATTTTCGCAGCCGCGGCGCGCGCAATGGGCTTTCCGGCCCGTTACGTCAGCGGCTATTTGATGCTGGACGCGACGGTCGAACAGGCGGCAAGCCATGCCTGGGCCGAAGCACACGTCGTTGGCCTGGGCTGGGTCGCCTTCGACGCCGCCAATGGCATCTCGCCCGACGAGCGCTACGTGAAGGTGGCCACTGGCCGTGACTATCGCGACGCCACGCCGGTGTCGGGAATTCGACTGGGACAGGCGGAAGAACAGCTTGCGGTCACGGTCACGGTAGAGCAGTAA
- a CDS encoding DsbA family protein, with protein MGRMIFTQSVDRRFLLKGAGSLAALAPLPAWAKMSPTVTEVAFDPAIPALGNPSGDVTIAEFVDYQCPVCKLVFVELKKLMAEDSGIRLVMKDWPIFGDVSRDAARMALLAGEHYAAAVDALMANERGLSQHRTDDILGAIGVDVAGARAGLATRQPEIDALLSRNDAQATAFKLQGTPALVIGGRLFKRGMPVAELREAVARARAG; from the coding sequence ATGGGACGAATGATTTTCACGCAGTCGGTTGATCGACGCTTCTTGCTGAAAGGTGCCGGCAGCCTCGCTGCCCTGGCGCCGCTGCCGGCCTGGGCGAAGATGTCTCCGACGGTCACCGAAGTGGCCTTCGATCCGGCGATACCGGCGCTCGGCAATCCCTCAGGCGATGTCACCATCGCCGAATTCGTCGACTACCAGTGCCCGGTGTGCAAGCTCGTCTTTGTTGAACTGAAGAAGCTGATGGCTGAAGATAGTGGTATCCGGCTGGTGATGAAGGACTGGCCGATCTTCGGTGACGTCTCGCGCGACGCGGCGCGGATGGCGTTGTTGGCCGGTGAGCACTATGCAGCCGCGGTGGATGCGCTGATGGCCAATGAACGTGGGCTTTCCCAGCATCGCACCGATGATATTCTCGGCGCGATCGGTGTCGATGTCGCCGGTGCCCGCGCCGGCCTTGCCACCCGCCAGCCGGAGATCGACGCACTGCTGTCGCGTAACGATGCCCAGGCAACGGCATTCAAGCTTCAAGGCACACCGGCGCTGGTGATCGGTGGCAGGCTGTTCAAGCGCGGCATGCCGGTTGCGGAGCTGCGCGAGGCCGTGGCCAGGGCCCGCGCCGGCTAA
- a CDS encoding peptidase produces MTYCVGLKIDRGLVFMSDTRTNAGMDSISTFKKMHVWEEPGERVIVLMSAGNLATTQAVVSLLEERTKAVADRRATLLETPSMYQTVRLVGDTVKEVIAHSSPAGEKADSYFNASFILGGQIKGSPPRLFMIYPEGNFIESTDDTPFFQIGETKYGKPIIIRAYEKTMSLAETVKLLLVSFDSTLKSNLSVGLPLDLLFLEKDAFKVGLKKRIGQDDQYYRTISDGWSNALKTAFASLPDFPG; encoded by the coding sequence ATGACTTATTGCGTCGGGCTCAAGATCGATCGCGGGCTCGTGTTCATGTCGGACACGCGCACCAATGCCGGCATGGATTCGATCTCGACCTTCAAGAAGATGCATGTCTGGGAAGAGCCCGGCGAGCGCGTCATCGTCTTGATGTCGGCCGGCAATCTGGCGACGACGCAGGCCGTGGTCAGCCTGCTCGAAGAGCGCACGAAAGCCGTGGCGGACCGCCGCGCGACACTGCTTGAAACGCCATCCATGTATCAGACGGTTCGGCTGGTCGGCGACACGGTCAAAGAGGTGATCGCGCATTCGTCGCCCGCCGGAGAGAAGGCCGATTCCTATTTCAACGCCTCCTTCATCCTGGGCGGCCAGATCAAGGGCAGCCCGCCACGGCTGTTCATGATCTATCCCGAGGGCAATTTCATCGAATCGACCGACGACACGCCGTTCTTCCAGATCGGCGAGACCAAATACGGCAAGCCGATCATCATTCGTGCCTACGAAAAGACGATGAGCCTCGCCGAGACTGTGAAGCTGCTGCTGGTATCGTTCGATTCGACGCTGAAATCGAACCTGTCGGTCGGCTTGCCGCTTGATCTGCTGTTCCTGGAGAAGGACGCTTTCAAAGTCGGCCTGAAGAAACGCATTGGCCAGGACGACCAGTACTACCGGACGATCTCCGATGGTTGGTCGAACGCGTTGAAGACGGCCTTCGCCAGCCTGCCGGATTTCCCGGGGTAG
- a CDS encoding circularly permuted type 2 ATP-grasp protein produces MAAFDEMLPEVSGLRRPYSAYDRWLKEQDPARLTEKMQDAERVFRKTGITFAVYGEQEASERLIPFDIVPRIISGNEWRRLTQGIEQRVQALNAFLDDIYHRQEILRAGRVPRDLIAKNEAFLPEMIGVRPPAGVYTHIIGVDIVRISEDEFYVLEDNARTPSGVSYMLENRETMMQLFPELFQKIKVRPVENYPQLLRQSLAAVRPQSTKGAPTIAVLTPGSFNSAYFEHAFLADQMGVQLVEGQDLRVVDGHVAMRTTEGYKQIDVLYRRVDDSYLDPLTFRPDSALGIPGIMDVYRAGNITIANAPGTGIADDKAIYSYMPEIIEFYTGRKAILGNIPTWRCSEPDSLKYVIEHIHELVIKEVHGSGGYGMLVGPAATKKECEAFAKKLAAKPSNYIAQPTLALSTCPILTEKGLAPRHVDLRPYVLVSDRIQIVPGGLTRVALKEGSLVVNSSQGGGTKDTWVLDD; encoded by the coding sequence TTGGCAGCGTTTGATGAAATGCTTCCGGAAGTCTCCGGATTGAGAAGACCGTATTCGGCTTATGACCGCTGGCTGAAGGAGCAGGATCCAGCCAGGCTTACCGAGAAGATGCAGGATGCCGAACGCGTCTTCCGCAAGACCGGCATCACCTTCGCCGTCTATGGTGAGCAGGAAGCCTCCGAACGGCTGATTCCGTTCGATATCGTTCCACGCATCATTTCAGGCAATGAGTGGCGGCGCCTGACGCAAGGCATCGAACAGCGCGTGCAGGCGCTGAATGCCTTCCTCGACGATATCTACCATCGTCAGGAGATACTGCGCGCCGGCCGCGTTCCCAGGGACCTGATCGCCAAGAACGAGGCTTTCCTGCCTGAGATGATCGGGGTGCGGCCGCCGGCCGGCGTCTACACCCACATCATCGGCGTCGATATCGTGCGCATCTCAGAGGACGAGTTCTATGTCCTGGAGGACAATGCCCGCACGCCGTCCGGTGTCTCCTACATGCTTGAGAACCGCGAGACGATGATGCAGCTGTTCCCCGAGCTGTTCCAGAAGATCAAGGTTCGCCCGGTGGAGAACTACCCGCAGCTCTTGCGCCAGTCGCTGGCGGCGGTTCGTCCGCAGAGCACCAAGGGCGCGCCGACCATCGCCGTGCTGACGCCTGGCAGTTTCAACTCGGCCTATTTCGAACATGCCTTCCTGGCCGACCAGATGGGCGTGCAACTGGTCGAGGGCCAGGACCTGCGCGTCGTCGACGGCCATGTCGCGATGCGCACGACCGAAGGCTACAAGCAGATCGACGTGCTCTACCGCCGCGTCGATGATTCCTACCTCGACCCGCTGACCTTCAGGCCCGATTCGGCTCTTGGCATACCGGGCATCATGGATGTCTACCGCGCCGGCAACATCACCATCGCCAACGCGCCGGGCACCGGCATCGCCGACGACAAGGCGATCTATTCCTACATGCCCGAGATCATCGAGTTCTACACCGGCCGCAAGGCGATCCTCGGCAACATCCCGACCTGGCGCTGCTCGGAGCCGGACAGTCTGAAATATGTGATCGAGCACATCCACGAACTGGTGATCAAGGAAGTGCATGGTTCCGGCGGCTACGGCATGCTGGTCGGGCCGGCAGCGACCAAGAAGGAATGCGAGGCGTTCGCCAAGAAGCTGGCGGCAAAGCCTTCGAACTATATCGCCCAGCCGACACTGGCGCTGTCGACCTGTCCAATCTTGACGGAAAAGGGCCTGGCGCCGCGCCATGTCGATCTCAGGCCCTATGTGCTGGTCTCCGACCGCATCCAGATCGTGCCGGGCGGACTGACGCGCGTCGCGCTCAAGGAAGGCTCGCTGGTGGTGAACTCGTCGCAGGGCGGCGGCACAAAGGACACATGGGTGCTGGATGATTGA
- a CDS encoding alpha-E domain-containing protein: protein MLLGRTANGLYWMNRYIERAENMARLVDAGLRMALTRTQSASEEWNSVLLSAGSDVTFKQKHSEYTAANVSDFLLRDTSNPSSTMSSIETARNNARMVRTALTRETWESINEAWMSLKRMLARPIDERDLPSVLDAIKRETALIRGSFYGTMLRNEIFDFSQLGTYVERADNTARILDVKYYVLLPSISWVGSTLDNYQWESILRSVSAHRSYRWVYDADYKPTNIADYLILNVRMPRSLTFCYRFLSEHLKFLSDDYGEHHACHATVERTQAMLRAGSIKNIFDTGLHEFLANFIQDNTKLGDEIAQDYRFN, encoded by the coding sequence ATGCTTTTAGGCCGGACCGCCAACGGGCTTTACTGGATGAACCGCTATATCGAGCGGGCGGAAAACATGGCGCGGCTGGTCGACGCGGGGCTGCGCATGGCGCTGACCCGCACCCAGAGCGCTTCGGAAGAGTGGAATTCGGTGCTGCTCAGCGCCGGCTCCGATGTCACCTTCAAGCAGAAGCATTCGGAATACACGGCCGCCAACGTGTCCGATTTCCTGCTGCGCGACACATCGAACCCGTCGAGCACGATGTCGTCGATCGAGACGGCCCGCAACAACGCCCGCATGGTGCGCACCGCGCTGACGCGCGAGACATGGGAAAGCATCAACGAAGCCTGGATGTCATTGAAGCGGATGCTGGCCAGGCCGATTGACGAGCGCGACCTGCCAAGCGTGCTCGACGCGATCAAACGCGAGACGGCCCTCATCCGCGGCTCGTTCTACGGCACCATGCTGCGCAACGAGATCTTCGACTTCTCGCAGCTCGGCACCTATGTCGAGCGCGCTGACAACACCGCGCGCATCCTCGATGTGAAATATTACGTGCTGTTGCCTTCAATTTCCTGGGTTGGTTCGACGCTCGACAACTATCAATGGGAATCGATCCTGCGCTCTGTGTCGGCGCATCGCTCCTACCGCTGGGTCTACGATGCCGACTACAAGCCGACCAACATTGCCGACTATCTCATCCTCAATGTCCGTATGCCGCGTTCGCTGACCTTCTGCTACCGCTTCCTGTCGGAACATCTGAAATTCCTCAGCGACGACTACGGCGAACATCACGCCTGCCACGCTACAGTCGAAAGGACACAGGCGATGCTGAGGGCTGGGTCGATCAAGAACATATTCGACACCGGCCTGCACGAATTCCTTGCCAACTTCATTCAGGACAACACCAAGCTCGGCGACGAGATCGCGCAAGATTACCGGTTCAATTGA
- a CDS encoding Lrp/AsnC family transcriptional regulator — MKAFFVQIKCELGKSYEVASALADAEIASEIYSTAGNYDLLAKFYVDDEEDVGHFVNEKVQILPGIKDTFTVVTFRAF, encoded by the coding sequence ATGAAGGCGTTTTTCGTGCAGATCAAATGCGAGCTGGGCAAATCCTATGAGGTCGCCAGCGCGCTTGCCGATGCCGAGATCGCCTCGGAAATCTATTCCACCGCGGGCAACTACGACCTGCTCGCCAAATTCTACGTCGATGATGAGGAAGATGTCGGCCACTTCGTCAACGAGAAGGTGCAGATTCTCCCCGGCATCAAGGATACGTTTACGGTCGTCACGTTTCGCGCCTTCTAG